The genomic window GGCATTTAAAGGAAAAACAGCTTCggcttcatttcttctttccaaatcTCAAGCAAATTTCTCCTGTGCCCAACGCTAACCTGAGACCATAAAGGACAGGGTATTCTGAGAAGACTCGCGCCACTGCAGCCCAGGGGATGCTGCACAATTGACCCTTGCTGGCCCCTCTGTATGTGCAGCTGGGGACATCAGCCTTCTCCTTCAGAGGTTCCCCAAGCCCCTACACCCTGCTTTGCCAGGCGTGCCACCTGCACTGCTCAGCCGAACCTAATGTCCCCCTACCCAAAGAGGATCCAGAGTTCCTGGGGAGCCACTGAGCGGGGAGCGGCCCATACCCAAGCCATTGGGAGCAAAGCCAGCAAGACAGCTGTGCACTTACACAACGATTCTGGGGCCTGTCCTGCCTGGGAGCAGGGCTTTGGTGGCTTCTCCAGCCCCAAACCTTCAAAAGACATGGAGACATGGGCTTTGGGTCCTACAAGGTGCCCAGTGAAGTGACAGGAGGCTGCCAGGCTCAGCCACGGCTCACCAAGCGTTTCCTTCCTGGCCAccctgagccctgagccctgagCCCCTGCTCACCCAGAAATCTTTGGCTCCCTGGGTAGATAGCTGCCAGGAGGGTCTCTGTAGCCCTTCTCCAGTGGACTTGTACCCCAAAGCCCAGGGTGGCCTCTCAGTAACACTCAGGCTCCCACGCCAAGCCCCTCTGGAGGAGCTGCCCCAAGAAGCAGGCACCAAGTCACTCACCAAGCAGCCTCTCCACAGCGGGGTCCCAATGCCCCTCTGCTGAATACCATCTCCCCCTCCACAGACAGGAGCCGGGCTGGCACCAGGATGGGCACGGGGCTGGGAGGGTACCCCAGCAGAGTGTACTGGGCTTTGAGGGAGGCTGTCCACTGTGCAGCAAGGTGCTTTACCCTCTCCAAGCTGTGGCCCTCGGCCTGCGTCAGCTCTGGGACCTGACACTCTCAGTGGacaaggtgggtgggtggggtgcAGGGGCTGCAGGCGGGTGCAGGAAGGGGATAGGCCAACATGGATTTGGACCTCAAGTCTAGATGGAGGGCACAGcatggagactgagaaggaaaTGCGAATGGTGCCATCGAGGCCTGTGGAGAAAGCTCTCACTTTGTCCCTCAAAGTTTCTGGTGTTTTACTCATGTCCCAGAAGCTTCGGGCAGGGGCAGCAGGGTGGGGAATTGGTGACAGAGCACCCCCCAGCAGCCAGCCTGCTGTGCCCCCCAGTTGGCTGAGCTTCGCAAGGGAGGCATGCCGCCCTGGGCTGGAGGTGGCCCTCATGCCCTTGCTGTGGTTGGTGGGCGAGAGCGAAGCCACCGGAAGTCTCCAGCTCCCGTCAGAGAAGATGAGACCAGCTGAGAGAaaagccaccctgcccagcacaCACCGCACAGCACGCACaccatgcacaccacacacactcgcACACCACGCACAATCACACGGCGCAGCCACTCCtacaaccccacccccaccaccgaAGCATTGCCAGACGCCCCCTTCCCGTGGACTGGTGCCACCTAGCTGGCAGCAGTGTCTGTGGGAAGGGCTCAACTCTAACCGGGGCTGGGAAGGCTTCTCCAGCAGGGCCCTCACCTTCAGCTCCAAGAGCTCCCCCCGGACCTGCCCACCCGCCGGGCCTCAGCACCGGCACCCTCCGCCTCCACCAGGTCACAGGTGGGCAGCAGCTCTGCAGTCCACGGTGGCCATGGAGTGTCTATGGCCCTTCCAGGGCAGCGGCAGAGGAAAGTGGGAGGGAGCCAGAGACGTTGAGTTGCTTTCTTTCCTCTGAAACGGAGAACTCGGGCACAGGTGGAGCCCCAGACCTGAAAACGGAGAACTCACCATTGGCTGTGTTGCTACCTGCAGGCCACCCCCAGACTCACTCACTGGCTGACCACTCTCTGGGGCTCATGGAGCACGATGGCCCTAGTTGGGACGTGTGAGGAGCTTCTTCATTTGAAGAGGGTTGGGGGCTTAGTCACGTGGGACTGCCCAGGAGGGGCTGCGAATGTCAGTGCGAGTGTGCTCAGATAGGGTCAGCCCGAGCCAGTAGAGTCACCTACAAAAACTCCCTAAGGAACCGCTGCCCCCCCACCCCTGTCTGGCCATGCCCAACACAGGGCTGAGCAAGAcacactgccctccagctgccCTCCAGCTGCCCTCCAGCTGCTCCCACCTAGGGGACACTCTGAGCTGGTGCTGAGGATTTAGCAGAGTTGAGGGCAGCTGCCTCGAAAGGACCACATGGAGGCCAAGAGAACGGGCAGCATGTGCCAGTCAGTGACCAGCTTGCACCGGGACAGCCTGCAGCTCTCTCAGGCACAGTGAGGACTACTTGTCTGGCTCCTGGGGGCTTATGGAAAGGGCAGGAGACCAGGAACCGGGTTTGGAATGCTGGAATTCCCCCAGGGCTTCCAAAACCAGAGCATAGGCCAAGAGCAGGGACAGGCCAGCCAGCATTCTGCCGCCACCACCTGGGTCCaggcctccagccacccctgtcCAGGCACCTCAGGTTCAGATTCAGAGACCCAGGACAAGGCATCTGATTAGCCAAGCCCAAGTCACATGCCCACCCCCTAGCTGGGcccaggcagaaagaaaagagctGGTCCCTGTGCCTTCAATGGTGTGACAGGGCCCTACTTGCCACCAAAATTGCAAACAGTGAGGGATTCTCCCAAAATCCCTAAGAGAACTAAGAGGAAGGGCTGCTGCATTCTGGGTAGCCAACAACAGCGGGTCCAGAAGAACTGCCAGGCTTACGGCACTATCCCATGATTGGTCTGGGGAGGGCTGGAGAACCAGGCTAGGAGGCTTTGAGGAGAGGAACGAGGTTCCAAACTCCACGAGTGCTGAGCAGGGGAGGGCTCCCCTGTGGCTCCCACCCACAACTGAGTGGGCACAGACACTGTGGGACTCAGGGTGCTGCCACCAGAACCATGGTCAtagagtttggatatttgtccccgcccaaatctcatgtggaattgtaatccccagtgttggaggtggggcttggtgggaggtgtttgggtcatggggacagatccttCGTGAATGGCTTGGACTATCCCCTTGCTGATGAGTGAGCTTTCGTTCTGAATTCACAAGATCTGGTCagttaaaagtgtgtggcacctcctcccctgcTCACTCTCTcgtgcactctctctctctgcctctctctgtctctctgtttgtgtgtgtgtgtgtgtctcgcACGCTTGCTCGCTCACTCCTGTTTTCACCaggtgaagtgcctgctccctctcccccttccaccgtgagtaaaagcttcctgaggcctccccagaagcaaatTCTtgtaccatgcttcctgtacagcctgcatttaaacctctcttctttataaattacccagtctcaggtatttccttatggCCATGCAAGAGTGGCCTAATGCAGCCACCACTGATCCACTGAATCTGTGGCCCCTGCTTCTTCCCACCTTGGGCCTCAGACTCAGTGGGCAGTGGGTGCATCTGATTAGTGGAGCCCAGGTCATGCATCAAAGCCCTCGCTGCAGGAGAAGCTGGGAGAATACACACTTGGCATTTTCTGCTCCTCGTGAGAGGCCTAAATCAGCCAACAGCATCTACTGCCCTGAGAATTAAACCTgactcctccccatccccacaggACCCCAAGCAGTCTCTTCCTCTGCACCCTATTTCCTCAGTTTTCAGCACAAAAATGCCAAGCTCCAGCCCTTCTGGGGGCCAGGGTATGTGCCACACCCTTGACcttgttaaaaagaaatgtaattagaCCAAAAGGCTGGGACAGCTCCCATGCCCTGGATTCCTACACAAGCAAACTTAAGCCCAATGCAAACAGTAAGCAAAACACAAGTTTGGCCAAGGAGAAACTGCCATCTAACCTCTAACTAGGGACCTCTCACCGTAGCACACCCAAGTGAGGCAAACGCCTCACTGCAGCCGATTCAGGAACTCCTTTCTCTGCCTCCACAttcctcctcctgctctttaCACGGCTGCGGCACAGCTCTCTGAACTCCCCATCACCAATGCTGCCTGATCCGTGCATTAAATAaactttgttaaatgtatttcgtctaaagtttttctttgaacagaCTGCCAATCTTTGCCCACTCTCAGCCTCCAGCTCTCAGCCTGAGTGTCACCGCTTTGGAGAGCACCCGGGCTCCTGCAGGTCCCCGCTTCATTCTGCGCCTGCCTTGCCTCTCCTGTTCCTGGATAGCACATCTCCCGTCTCGGGTGGAGGTCGGATGAATGTTTGCACCCATCCTCCCGGAAGCCCCACTAGGCTCTGGAGATTTGAAGTTGCTCATTATTGTTCCATAGTGATATTTTCAAGTTTTAGGAAAtctcaagttttaaaacatttgggGGCTTTAGGAAACCCCTGTAACTCTAATGCTGGCTTTCTCATTGTGGGTGCTATTGACCTTGTGGGCAGGACTGATCTTTCTTGCATGGCCTCAGAAACACGTGACCCACGTTCAGAAGTCCTGAACCCTAAGGACGGAATGCCAGTGGCACCTTCCCCCAAATCGAGTAAACAACCAGCATCATtcccacatatttttaaaagctgcagGGAGCAGGACAACACCAATTCAAGGACTAATGAAACCCCAAAACTTGACAATTCACTTATAAAATATAAGACAAGCCCTTGTCATGCCCTCGCATGCTGGTCAAAGTGCTCTCACTTACACTCTCTTTGGAGATGTCCCCCAGGGGTGCTGGgcagaaatatttttcctctcctccatgcccaccccatccccagccaATCCCCCTCCCCTAGTTTCCCACAGCAGAGGCAAGGCCGGCTGGAACAAGGAATGAAATTTATTGAAGAGAAACATATACTGAAACCATTGAAGAGAATGAAACCACAATACGGAAAGAAAGCACAAACGGCCACCACAGGCCACAGGTCCCGGGCCCCCTCCTCCTGGGGTTCCTGGCAAGGCGCCTCATCTGCTCCCCCTCCCGCTGCTGCCCCTGCTGCCACCTCCCTCCTTCCCGAGGGCTCCAGGGTCTGCCTTTTGCCAGGACAGTGGACACCAGCAGTGTCCACTGGCTTCAGGGAGCCCCCTCCTGAGCCCATCCTTACGGCCCTCACAGGACAGTCACAGAACACTGGGAAACACCAGGGAACACCCCACCaggctgaggaaactgagtcacaggtAACAACAGGGGTGAAACGCCAAAGCATAGTCCCTGTGGAGCCTCACGCAGCCCCACTCTGCCGGGTCCGGTTCTTCTTCACGCAGTCACGGTCACCATCGTGGTCACGGGGTGAGCGTCCACCTTGCCCTGGCGCCTCGTTCCCGCCATCTCCTGGGTCTGCGCTGGGGGCCTCCGGGGAGGAGCTGCTCAGAGAAGAACACGCAGCTCCACGAGAACAAGCAGCCCCTGGCCTAGATCTACGCCAGGAAAGCAGAGGTGGTGCTCGTGACGCAGGACAGCAGCGAGCAGAGCCCGGGCTCGCAGGAAGCTCACAGCACATGCCCCGGGCCCAGAGGTGGCCACCTGCATGGGCACACAGTACGTGACTTTTCGCAGGAATGATGGCTAGCAGTGGGTGGGCGTCTGCTGGGCGCGTGGGTCACACAGGTGATGGTGAGCTTCCCGGAACAGGGGGCAGCCTGCTCCGGAGATGGCAAGTGGGCTGACCCCTCTTGAGAGACCCCAGGCAGCTGGCAACCTTGAGAGGGCCTCTTTCCCCCTGTCTCTCCCAACTCAGGGCCTGGGTTGGGGGGCAGACATCTTCAGGTGCCCCCACCCAGGCCACAGCTGGTGACTCAGGGCTCCGTCCAGGCCAGCTCCCCGTGGCGGCAGGgtttggggctggggctgggtgtgctgggtgcaagggagggagggagagacgcctctccccaccccattttGTATCAAACGTGGTCATCTGGGTCACAGGGAAGGAATGGGGGTGGTGGCCAGAGCCccttgggggaggtgggggaccCTTACTCCTGATGTGGGGTGAGGGActggccctggcctggcctcCGTCTGCCTCCAAGGCGCTGCTGCCCAAGAGGAGAGGAGGCCCTGGGACTCTAGGAGCCTATTTGCCCTGGGAGGACTTGGGCTGGCCCGCGTCCACGGCCCCGTCCTCATCCTCGTCTTCGGGCTCCTCCAAGATGGTCTGGAGCCCCTCCAGTGGGGGTTTCCTGGCTTTCTGGCCTCTCACCTGGATGAGGCCCGCTGGACCCCAGCTAAGACCTCCCGGGAACACTCTGACAGCACTGCTCATCCGGGCTGGGGAGGAGCCCCAGGGGACCTCTATGGGCCTTGCCTGACCTAGGCCTTCGGGGCCTGCAGGGGCACTTTCACCTTCCCCAGCGGCATGGGCTCCCCTTGCAGCCTCTTTGGTGGCAGAAGCGGCCTCGGCAGCATCTTCTGCTCCGGGATCAGCTTCGCTGGCATCCccctgggctggggaggcctgggcAGCAGCTGGGTCTTCACTCTCCACTGGGGCCGCTGCCCAGGCCACACCCTGCTGGCTCCTCACTGGGGAGGCTGCCCACGCCTCCATGTCCTGGATGAGCCGCAGCAGCCTCAGGAAGCCGGGTGGCCTCCTCTCCAGCTGCATCCTCCTCAGGGTATCCTGGAGTGCCTCGCTGGGGCGGGCCCGAGACAGCACCTGCCGTAGTCGCAGGTAGTTGGCCAAGGCTGGGCAGACGGCCCCCTTCTCCACAGCCCTCTGCAGCAGGCCTTCCAGGCGCACCACGAAGGCAAACAGCCCTTCCTGGGGCCCCTGCGTGCAGGTCAGGAACTTCAGCCTCGAAGTCATTCGAGTGTCCCGGTTCCTAAATACCTGCCCCAGCGCCGCCAGGCAGTCCAGCGCGGACAAGTTAGGATCTTCCTCCAGGAGGCCGCTCACGATGTCCAGGGCTGGACCACCCAAGCTCTCCAGCAGCCGCCTCTTCTTCTCCCTTTCCGACGCATGGTGCCACAGCTGCAGCATATCCTTGGCATGCTCCACCCAGCTCTCAAAGGACTCTTCATCGAAGCCTGGCTGCTCCCTCCCGGAAAAGGGTCTCAGTTTCCGGTAGGCCCTGTTTTCCAGCACAGCCTGCAGGGTGCAGCGCCAATGCTGGACCCAGGCTCTTGTTACATTTGtccctcctgcctcacccacagCTCCTGCCTCACCTACAGGTCCTGCCTCACCCACAGCTCCTGCCTCACCTGCAGCTCCTGTATCACCTGCGGCTCCCTCATCTGACTCTCTTGCCTCTTCTGCAATTCTCAACTCATCTTCAACTCCTGCCTCACCTGCTGCTCCTGCCTCACctgctgctcctcctgcctcacctgcgcctcctgcctcacctgctgCTCCTCCCtcacctgctcctcctccctcacctgctcctcctgcctcacctgctcctcctgcctcacctgctcctcctgcctcacctgctgctcctcctgcctcacctgctgCTCCTCCCTcacctgctcctcctgcctcacctgctcctcctgcctcacctgctcctcctgcctcacctgctgctcctcctgcctcacctgctgctcctcctgcctcacctgctgCTCCTCCCTcacctgctcctcctgcctcacctgctcctcctgcctcacctgctcctcctgcctcacctgctgctcctcctgcctcacctgctgctcctgcctcacctgctgctcctcctgcctcacctgctcctcctgcctcacctgctgCTCCTGCCTCACCTGCTGCTCCTCCCTCACCTGCTGCTCCTGCCTCACctgctgctcctcctgcctcacctgctgctcctgcctcacctgctgctcctcctgcctcacctgctgCTCCTGCCTCACCTGCTGCTCCTGCCTCACCTGCTGCTCCTCCCTCACCTGCTGCTTCTGCCTCACCTGCAGCTTTTGCTACTGCTTGACCCTGGGGCTGTGCAGGAAAACTGGGCATATCCTGAAACTCAACATCAGGTACTTGGGGCAGTGAGATCACTTTCCAGGGCCCCCCATTGCCTGGTATTTGATGGGGAATCAAGCTTCGGTTTAAATACTCAGCGAACTCCACCAAGGCTGCTTTGGCCCCGAGCTCCTTTCTGAAGTGCTTGGTGAGTACTCGGTACCTGCCCAGGGGCGACAGGGCAGCCCGCACGGCCTCCTGGAACTCATGTTCCTTGCAGTCGTCAGGGATACCCAGGATGAGCAGAGAGCGCTCTGCGTTCGCACCCATCCACCTGCACCAGTCCCGAAGCATCGCCAGAGCCATCGCAGAGGACTTGAGGGAGGGAGCCTGATCAGACAGGAAGGCGTGCTGACTGCTGCAGTCTCTGACGCAGCCTGTGAGTGCAAAGAGAGAAGCTTGTTTGTGCCAAACACTCACTCCCACCACTCGTCTGCCCctatgtgtgtgggggtgggggggcagggcTGGTGCTCTTCTGCCTCCTTGTTTTGTCTCTTTGATTTTAGTGAAATTTTGATGGCAAAATTAAATTTGTTTGCAAGATACAGGGCTAGTCACATTTTCTATGTTACCTGGTGCCATTTGTTGTAAgttactttttttcccccaccaaGGAATTGGGAAGCTTATCTAAGTTTTCAAAACTTTTGATAAAAACTTGTTCACAAtattccctctttatctttttaatgtctatatGATCTTTAGTAATATCTTGTccttcattcctgatattgattAGTGTTCATtctctcttgtgtgtgtgttgtgtgtgtgtgtgtgtgtgttgttttttgttttttgagacagggtctcactctgtcactcaggctggagtgcagcagcttgatctcggctcagtgcagcctctacctcctgagctcaagcgatcctcccaccccagcctcctgagtagctgggactacaggcacacgctaacACACgtggttaattttttgtactttttgtagagaaggggtctcactatgtcgcctaggctggccttgaactcctggactcaggcaatcctcccgcctcagcctctcaaagtgctgggattacagacataaaccACTGTGCCTCGCCCCCTCTCATCTTAGTTAGTCTTGCTAGGGTTCATTAATTTTGGTACTCTTTAAAAAGCCCAATGTCGGGGTTTACTGATTGTCCTTTTTAtctctgttatttctttatttgactCATTCTGTGTTTACTTTTGCTCTTTTTCGAGCTTCTTTAACTGGACTGTTCGGCCAttgattttatgttcttttttttctgttatgagCACTGAAAGCAAGAAATTTTCCTCTGaccacttccttccttccaaatGGCTAGTAATTTGGGTAAGTTGAATGTTTTGTGCAGTTTGAAACATCTTGTAAGTTCCTTGGTGATTTCATCTTTGACCCATGGATTTCAAAATATCTAGACATatgttattgttattaatttcaaataaaattctacTGTGATCAGAGAACTTATGAAAACGTGCGATCCTTTTCAGtttctgaagatttttaaatggcTCGACATATGGTCTATCTAAGTGAATGTACAATTTGCCCTTGTCATGAATCCGTATTTTCTACAGAGGCCAAGGTCTGCCCCCTCCAACCACTGCAACTCCTGCCGCCATTCCCCACGAAGAGGCGACCTGAAGCCTTTCCAATTCCACCTGTAGGGGGCCAGGCTCCTCACGGCACTGCCACGTCCGACAGCCTCCAGGGGGCGCTCACCGTCGCCTGTGCCACTGGCCGCCAGGCAGCCTCCGGCTCCGCACCCCGTGCACCCTTAGGCATTGGCCCTCCTTCCAGCCCATCCCCCACCGCGCACTGGGGACAGTCCCTTCCTGCCCCCAACGTGCCCTTCCACACCGGGCGCCCCCTACGCGCAGCTGGCAGCGCTCCAGTCTAGCCCCGGGCAGCAGGGCGTCCCACGTGCTTAGACATGAGCCTCCCTCTGTGGCCTCCCCACAGCCAGGGGCCCGACAATCCGTCCCCACACCCCCAAGTCAGGAGCCCCCATAGCCCACAGAGGCAGGGCACCCTCCGCTCTGGTCGGCCCTCCACTGGGCTTAGGAATCACGTCTGCCCTCACCCACTCAGCCCTAGGACCTGACCACGGCACCCGCCAGGGACCCTCCCATCTCGCGCCTCAGACCCAGGCTGGGCCGCCCTCCGTCCCACCCCACGCTTGGAGCCCGCCAGCCTGCTCTCCCACGTGGCGCTCCACAGCCCCCTTGCCCTCCCACCCCAGGGAGCCCCCTCCCGACCCCCAGCCCCGCAGCCAGAAGCCCTCGACACCCCCTCACCCCAACACTGGGCGAGTCGCCCTCCCTCTTGCCTCTATCCCGCGTGCTCTGCGACCCTCTCTGCCCAGGGACCCGGGGTCCTCCTCTGGCCACCCCGCACTGGGGaacccctcccctcagccctccTTCCAACCGCCCTCCCGAGGGGGCCTTCCTTGGCGGGAAGCCCACGGTGAGAGCCACGCTGCACCTAAACCAGGCCAGGCGGGACTGCCGCCCCCCAGCCCCACAGCCGGCTCCTCACGGCCTGCCACACCGCCTGCCCCCCCACACACCCCGGGAACCTCCTGGGCCGCCATCCTGAGCTCCGGCAACACCTCCCGGGCCTGGGTCCTGGCAAACCCCCGCGGTCTACTCACTTTCTCAAACTCTGGGCAATTCCGGGTCTCTCAGTGGGAAGTCAGATATCTGGTTCTCTCCGAAGGGTCTGAAGAGATCACCTCAGCTCCGCAGCATGGAAGCGTGTGGCTCTCTGAGGCACTTGGCGCCAACAGCCACCCGGGCTCCCAGAAACCCCTGGTTCTCCCGGAAGCCACGGGGAGTTCCGAAAGAAAGTTCCAGGCCGGTGTTGCTATGCAAGGCAAATGATTGGATGGGGAGAGCACGAGAGAGGAGCACGTGGGAATGCACTGTTGTTACCATGACGACTACACGTGAATCAAAAGGTGGAAAGGCTCGAAGCCCAGAAGCGGCAGGCACACCGATTGACCCTCCGCCAATGGAAAGGCCTGCCCACAAGGATCGGGGGAGTACATTTGCAAAGAGAAAGTTCATTGCGGTAAATCGGTCCAATTTTTTCCACTGTTTGTTTTCCAATGTGCTTGGTAATGTCATAAAGAGAtcctatgttttgttttgttttgttttttgtttgtttgtttggtttttgtttggtttttgtttttttagactgagtctcgctctgttgccaggctggattttttttttttttttgagactcgctctgttgccaggctgcagtggcgcaatttcggctcactgcaacctccacctcccaggtacaagcgattctcctgcctcagcctcctgagtagctgggactacaggtgtgcactaccacgcccagctaattttggtgtttttagtagagacgggggtttcaccatgttggccaggatggtctccatctcttgaccttgtgatccgcctgcctcggcctcccaaagtgctgggattacaggccctatggttttttttttttttttttttttttttgagatggagtctggctctgtagcccaggctggagtgcagtggcgcaatctcggctcactgcaagctctgcctcctgggttcacgccattctcctgcctcagcctcccaagtagctgggactacaggcgcccaccaccatgcccagctaattttttgtatttttagtagagacggggtttcactgtgttagccaggatagtttcgatctcctgacctcgtgatccaccagccttggcctcccaaagtgctgggattacaggcgtgagcctccgcgcccggccgGCCCTATGTTTTTATTGATCCCTTTTCTAGTAGTAACAATGACTGGGGCaggagtgttaaaatctccaattATAATTGTGAAGATGCCAATTTCTGTCTTTATTctgtcaacttttgttttatgtattttgaagctctgttattggGTGCAAACATATGTATGAATTCGATGTGTTCCTGATTAATTGATCCTTGTATCattattaccttttattttaccttttcagCAATAACATTTTGCATTGTTTTCTAGTGGTTGCTCTAGGGATTCCTATATATATACTTTACTTTTCACTCTCTACTTAGAGTTTACATTGTACCACATCACCTAAATTTAAgaccattttcattttatagattacCACCCCCC from Nomascus leucogenys isolate Asia chromosome X, Asia_NLE_v1, whole genome shotgun sequence includes these protein-coding regions:
- the PNMA6E gene encoding paraneoplastic antigen Ma6E isoform X2, encoding MLRDWCRWMGANAERSLLILGIPDDCKEHEFQEAVRAALSPLGRYRVLTKHFRKELGAKAALVEFAEYLNRSLIPHQIPGNGGPWKVISLPQVPDVEFQDMPSFPAQPQGQAVAKAAGEAEAAGEGGAAGEAGAAGEAGAAGEAGGAAGEAGAAGEAGGAAGEAGAAGEGGAAGEAGAAGEAGGAGEAGGAGEAGGAGEAGGAGEGGGAGEGGAAGEAGGAGEAGAVGEAGGTNVTRAWVQHWRCTLQAVLENRAYRKLRPFSGREQPGFDEESFESWVEHAKDMLQLWHHASEREKKRRLLESLGGPALDIVSGLLEEDPNLSALDCLAALGQVFRNRDTRMTSRLKFLTCTQGPQEGLFAFVVRLEGLLQRAVEKGAVCPALANYLRLRQVLSRARPSEALQDTLRRMQLERRPPGFLRLLRLIQDMEAWAASPVRSQQGVAWAAAPVESEDPAAAQASPAQGDASEADPGAEDAAEAASATKEAARGAHAAGEGESAPAGPEGLGQARPIEVPWGSSPARMSSAVRVFPGGLSWGPAGLIQVRGQKARKPPLEGLQTILEEPEDEDEDGAVDAGQPKSSQGK
- the PNMA6E gene encoding paraneoplastic antigen Ma6E isoform X3 yields the protein MALAMLRDWCRWMGANAERSLLILGIPDDCKEHEFQEAVRAALSPLGRYRQPGFDEESFESWVEHAKDMLQLWHHASEREKKRRLLESLGGPALDIVSGLLEEDPNLSALDCLAALGQVFRNRDTRMTSRLKFLTCTQGPQEGLFAFVVRLEGLLQRAVEKGAVCPALANYLRLRQVLSRARPSEALQDTLRRMQLERRPPGFLRLLRLIQDMEAWAASPVRSQQGVAWAAAPVESEDPAAAQASPAQGDASEADPGAEDAAEAASATKEAARGAHAAGEGESAPAGPEGLGQARPIEVPWGSSPARMSSAVRVFPGGLSWGPAGLIQVRGQKARKPPLEGLQTILEEPEDEDEDGAVDAGQPKSSQGK
- the PNMA6E gene encoding paraneoplastic antigen Ma6E isoform X1, translated to MALAMLRDWCRWMGANAERSLLILGIPDDCKEHEFQEAVRAALSPLGRYRVLTKHFRKELGAKAALVEFAEYLNRSLIPHQIPGNGGPWKVISLPQVPDVEFQDMPSFPAQPQGQAVAKAAGEAGAAGEGGAAGEAGAAGEAGGAGEAGGAAGEAGAAGEAGGAAGEAGGAGEAGGAGEAGGAGEGGAAGEAGGAAGEAGGAAGEAGGAGEAGGAGEAGGAGEGGAAGEAGGAAGEAGGAGEAGGAGEAGGAGEGGGAGEGGAAGEAGGAGEAGGAAGEAGAAGEAGAVGEAGPVGEAGAVGEAGGTNVTRAWVQHWRCTLQAVLENRAYRKLRPFSGREQPGFDEESFESWVEHAKDMLQLWHHASEREKKRRLLESLGGPALDIVSGLLEEDPNLSALDCLAALGQVFRNRDTRMTSRLKFLTCTQGPQEGLFAFVVRLEGLLQRAVEKGAVCPALANYLRLRQVLSRARPSEALQDTLRRMQLERRPPGFLRLLRLIQDMEAWAASPVRSQQGVAWAAAPVESEDPAAAQASPAQGDASEADPGAEDAAEAASATKEAARGAHAAGEGESAPAGPEGLGQARPIEVPWGSSPARMSSAVRVFPGGLSWGPAGLIQVRGQKARKPPLEGLQTILEEPEDEDEDGAVDAGQPKSSQGK